DNA from Nitrospina gracilis Nb-211:
CGGGTTCACCTCGTACGGCTCGCAGGGGGTGGCGAACATCATGTTGAGGAAGTTTTCGGGGTAGTTCAGGTGATTCTGCGGGTACATGAACGGCTGTCCCATCGACTTCTTGTAACTGTAGGCGGCGATGGTCGGGAACTTCGCCAGCAGACGGTGGATGGTGATCTCGATCTCGCGCGCCGTCTGGTTGTTGAACTGGTCCTGGTAAAACGTGGCCAGCGCTCCCACCACCGCACTGCACACCGCCATCGGGTGCGGATTGTTGGGAAACCCGTCGTACAGCTTTTTGATCGACTCGTGCACCATCGAGTGGTGCGTGACGTGGTACTGGAAATAATCCAGCTCCGACCGGTTCGGCAGGTGCCCATATATCAGCAGGAAGGCGGTCTCGATGAAATTGCTTTTCTCCGCCAACTGCTCGATGGGAATGCCCCGGTAAAGCAGAATGCCTTTTTCCCCGTCAAGAAAGGTGATGTCACTCTGACAACTGCCCGTGCTGACGTAGCCGGGATCGAAAGTGATGTAGCCCGTGGTGGGCCGCAGCGTCGAGATGTCGATGGCTTTCTCGCCGCAGGTTCCTTCAATAATGGGCAATTCGTAAGTGGTTCCATTCAGCACAAGCTGGGCGGTTTCGGTCATGTTTCCTCTCCCTGAATTGACGTGGAATGTGGCTCCATTCTTTCCGTTCCCCGGCGGTAAGTGTATTATAGCGTGATTTGTCCGCCTGTTTTAAATGGTGCCTGAAAACCATGACCGATGCCAACAACAAAAATTCAGGGAACCTGCTTCTGTACATGATCCTCACCGGGGTCGTTCTCGGTGTGTTGTGCGGTTGGGTCTTCGGCCCCAGGATGCATGTGGTGGAGTGGATCGGCGAGATGTTCCTGAATGCCCTCACGATGATGGTCATCCCTCTGGTGCTGTCCTCGCTGGTGGTGGGCATTGCCGGATTGGGCGATATATCGAAAGTCGGCAAAACCGGAGTCATCACGCTGGTGTATTTTCTGACGACCACTGCCTTTTCGGTGTTCATCGGCCTCATTGTGGTGAACCTCATGCAGCCGGGTGTGGGCATGGAGATGACGATAGACCCGGCGGCGGAGCCATCCGTAAAAGAAGTCGACGGCATCACCGACCTCTTTCTCAGCTTTGTCACGCCCAACCTGATCCAGTCCATGGCCACCATGGACATTCTGCCCCTCATCGTTTTCTCGCTGGTCTTCGGCGGCGTGTTGACCACCCTGGGCGAGCGCGGTCGGAAGGTGATCGACTTTTTCGACGTGGTCAACGAGGCGGTGATGAAAATGGTGCACCTCATTCTGTACGCCGCGCCGTTCGGTATCTTTGCGCTCATCGCTTCCAAGCTGGGCGCGGCGGGCGGCGGCGACCAGTTTGTGGCGGAACTCATGAAAATCGGCAAATTCGCCTTCACCGTGCTCTTTGGTTTGCTTGTCCACGCCGTTGTGGTTCTACCCTTGATCCTGATGATGGTGACCCGACGCAACCCGTGGAGATATTTCAAAAATGCCCTGCAGGCGTTGACCACGGCGCTTTCCACCGCCAGCAGTTCCGCCACCCTGCCGGTGACCATCGAGTGTGCGGAAGAATACAACCGGGTGTCGCGCCGGGTTTCATTATTTGTGTTGCCCATTGGGGCGACGGTCAATATGGACGGCACGGCGCTGTACGAATCGGTGGCCGCCATCTTCATTGCGCAGATGCTGGGGATCGAGCTGACACTCACCCAACAGATGATCATATTTCTCACCGCGTCGCTGGCGGCCATCGGGGCGGCGGGCATCCCGGAAGCGGGACTGGTGACGATGGTGATGGTGCTTCAATCGGTGGGCCTGCCGACGGAGGGCATCGGCATGTTGCTTGCCATCGACTGGTTTCTGGACCGCTTTCGCACGGCGGTCAACGTATGGGGCGACTCCATCGGGTGCGCCGTGGTCGATGAGCTGGAAACCAAATACGTGGAAGGAGGGTAGCTCCGTGGAATGGATTATTTGTGCATTGATGGGTGTGCTGGTGGGAGTGCTGTCTTCTCTGAGCGGGCTCGGTGGAGGCTTCCTCGTGGTGCCGCTTTTGATCTACCTCGGCCACAAGGCGCATTTGGCCGTGGGGACCTCGTTCATGGTGATCCTGATGATCGCCGCGTCGTCCCTCGTCGCCCACGGCCGCCTGGGCAACGTGGATTTCAAGATGGGCCTGATGCTGGCCCTGGGCGGTGTGGCGGGCGCGCAGGTGGGTCCGCTCATCCTGAAACAGATTCCCGACGCGTACTTCAAAATGGGATTTGCCGCGGTGCTGATCGGCATCGGCGTTTGGATGATGGTCACCGCACTCCGCAGTACCGCCGCCTGAGGCCGACTTCCAAAAACGGCCGCCCCCGCAGGACCGCGGTCAGCCTGCCGCCTCGTCGGTCCGTTCCCCGCGCACCAATCGCGCCGCAAAGGGGCCTTCGCCCAGTTTGTTGATCCAGTTCGAGCGGCCTTTGATGAGGTTGTACATCATCGCCCGGTCGCCATTGACCGTATCCGTCCAAGTGACGTCGGCACAGTCCGGCTCAAACACCGGCGGCAGGTGAATCATGTCGCCACCCTTGGCTTTGAGCTGGTAGCTTTTGTCAAAGATGGTTTTGATGTCTTCCAGCCGGCATACCCGCCAATCTTCGAACCCCGCGAATTTTTCCTGATTGAGCTGTTCCGCGTACTCCTTGCATTGTTCCAGATTGCGCCAGCGCCCAAGCAGTTGCCGGGTGTCCTTTTTCAGCCAGGTGAGACCCGTCTGGCTGTCGGTCACGGTATCGTTGCCATTGTCTATGAATCTCGAATCAGACATGATTGCCTCTGATTTAGGTTTCCAGTTGGTTTGCTTTTATTCACGCCAATTATAGCAAATTCCGGAGGCGTACCGGGAGGGCCGGAGCAGGTGGGGGTTGAAATCAGAGTCAACGCCCGGTGCTGAAATGCAATCCCTGAAAGTGGTATTTGAGCTGCGGCGGAAACCGGATTTCAAACACGCCGTCTTCCAGCGGCGGGGCGTACGAGTCCGCGATCATCACGTTGTAGTCGAAGGGACTCTCCGTGCAGTCGCGGAAAAAACACCAGCGCAGGTGAATGGGGAAACGCAGGTCGCGCTTCAATATGATGCCCAGGATGTTGGGCCCGCTGAAAAAAAATTGCAGGACGTATCGCCGATGGTTGATCTGAAACGTCTCCCGCAAAGGCAGGACGGTCAGGTCCACCGGGTTGGTGACGGGGATGGCTTTTTGCGGAAACTTTTTTATGGAAACCGGCTCGAACGGAAACGCATAAAGCGGCCAGGCGAGGTGCCAGATCAAAATCAGGATTGCGAGTCGGCCGGCATGATTGAAGGGAAGAACAAGGTGTTGCTTCATGTCATCAGGGGATGTGGCAGGGTTGAAGGTCTCCGGAAATGAACGAAAAAAAAGCCGATAGAATAAAATATTCTATCGGCTTTTTGATCACTCAGGTCTTGGGCATGACGCCCGAAACATGGATGACGATTACTTCAGGGTTTTGTGATAATCGCCACAAATTTCGTTCGGGATCAGGATTTCCTTCATGAAGCCATCGCGGGTCTGACCCATCTGCTTGCGGTACTGGTCAGAGGAGTTGTCACCC
Protein-coding regions in this window:
- a CDS encoding dicarboxylate/amino acid:cation symporter — protein: MTDANNKNSGNLLLYMILTGVVLGVLCGWVFGPRMHVVEWIGEMFLNALTMMVIPLVLSSLVVGIAGLGDISKVGKTGVITLVYFLTTTAFSVFIGLIVVNLMQPGVGMEMTIDPAAEPSVKEVDGITDLFLSFVTPNLIQSMATMDILPLIVFSLVFGGVLTTLGERGRKVIDFFDVVNEAVMKMVHLILYAAPFGIFALIASKLGAAGGGDQFVAELMKIGKFAFTVLFGLLVHAVVVLPLILMMVTRRNPWRYFKNALQALTTALSTASSSATLPVTIECAEEYNRVSRRVSLFVLPIGATVNMDGTALYESVAAIFIAQMLGIELTLTQQMIIFLTASLAAIGAAGIPEAGLVTMVMVLQSVGLPTEGIGMLLAIDWFLDRFRTAVNVWGDSIGCAVVDELETKYVEGG
- a CDS encoding TSUP family transporter, which translates into the protein MEWIICALMGVLVGVLSSLSGLGGGFLVVPLLIYLGHKAHLAVGTSFMVILMIAASSLVAHGRLGNVDFKMGLMLALGGVAGAQVGPLILKQIPDAYFKMGFAAVLIGIGVWMMVTALRSTAA
- a CDS encoding Lcl C-terminal domain-containing protein; amino-acid sequence: MSDSRFIDNGNDTVTDSQTGLTWLKKDTRQLLGRWRNLEQCKEYAEQLNQEKFAGFEDWRVCRLEDIKTIFDKSYQLKAKGGDMIHLPPVFEPDCADVTWTDTVNGDRAMMYNLIKGRSNWINKLGEGPFAARLVRGERTDEAAG